From the Solea senegalensis isolate Sse05_10M linkage group LG16, IFAPA_SoseM_1, whole genome shotgun sequence genome, one window contains:
- the slc39a9 gene encoding zinc transporter ZIP9, producing MDDFSSISLLSLAMLVGCYVAGTIPLAVNFSEEKLKLITVLGAGLLCGTALAVIIPEGVHALYEEILEGAHHSHGQAGSVDASEVKGEGDAALSGSGKHEHSHEQLHACIGVSLVLGFVFMLLVDQIGSSHVHSTEDPESARVTSSKITTTLGLVVHAAADGVALGAAASTSQTSVQLIVFVAIMLHKAPAAFGLVSFLMHAGLERNRIRKHLLVFALAAPVLAMLTFLGLSQSSKEALSDINATGVAMLFSAGTFLYVATVHVLPEVGGGGHSHAPTGGNGGKGLSKVEVGALVLGCLIPLVLSVGHHH from the exons ATGGACGATTTCAGCTCGATTAGCCTGTTGTCTCTTGCCATGTTGGTGGGATGTTACGTGGCCGGGACGATACCTTTAGCAGTCAACTTTTCAGAG GAAAAGTTGAAGCTGATCACTGTGCTGGGAGCTGGGCTGCTCTGTGGGACTGCGCTTGCTGTTATCATTCCCGAGGGAGTCCACGCACTTTATGAAGAAATCCTTGAAG GTGCACATCACAGCCACGGTCAGGCCGGATCTGTGGATGCGTCCGAGGTGAAGGGTGAAGGAGATGCTGCGCTCAGTGGCAGCGGGAAACACGAACACAGTCACGAACAGCTTCATGCCTGCATCGGAGTGTCTCTGGTCCTGGGCTTCGTCTTCATGCTGCTGGTGGACCAGATCGGCAGTTCTCATGTGCACAGCACTGAAG ATCCAGAATCGGCGAGAGTCACCTCTTCAAAAATCACCACCACCCTGGGTCTGGTGGTTCACGCTGCAG CTGATGGAGTGGCACTCGGAGCTGCAGCCTCCACCTCTCAGACCAGCGTTCAGCTCATTGTTTTTGTAGCGATCATGCTCCATAAG GCACCAGCGGCGTTTGGCCTGGTATCTTTCCTGATGCATGCTGGTCTTGAAAGGAACCGCATCCGCAAGCATCTCCTGGTCTTCGCACTGGCGGCACCTGTCCTCGCCATGCTCACCTTTTTAGGCCTTAGTCAG AGCAGCAAAGAGGCCCTGTCAGACATCAACGCCACTGGTGTCGCCATGCTCTTTTCCGCCGGCACGTTCCTCTACGTGGCCACCGTGCACGTCCTCCCTGAGGTCGGCGGCGGTGGCCACAGCCACGCCCCCACAGGAGGGAACGGAGGGAAAGGACTGagcaaggtggaggtgggagcTCTGGTGCTGGGCTGCCTCATTCCCCTGGTGCTGTCTGTCGGTCACCACCATTAG